From Clavelina lepadiformis chromosome 9, kaClaLepa1.1, whole genome shotgun sequence, the proteins below share one genomic window:
- the LOC143470244 gene encoding polycystin family receptor for egg jelly-like: MMVFKVALVITFVLVCAECKIILQNATGRVDFSTAGQCTNAADSISWEIPLNNNEHASVQFPEVVVSCSEAKLVISGSGFADAYCGPNKPGTLIFDESVVISLQNLMKKCIVAKISFIYSRIGFSLETAATHVPTKEKVKFMAKLTGASSLNFKCRISFGSSGETNLSTTTFTAERSFQFPGKYLVGARCVIVGTTESFKTQFIDLYVESALTAGKLKMFHKQWSSTYPSPDEFVFYHKYYFPVSYTFMVDDVIISPHHTQATFNKAKFLSNGTEKVKFELNSTTQKLVGPGIHNIILLLQNNVSSVTYATPITFEEEIKSFNIMKKQYVGILPNYFVISATVSQGAPVDLSVEIKSTRTNLPVWKTSKFCQRDCHLMAIEATVSQPGIYEVVATAKNNNSSLTSSRSFEALPQIYDVYITSRRCNFSDYYRDVYVFVRGDLGDFVMNLTIEDSSQIVNLSISKSEYEHKDLPNLPFDVKPYKLVKQRSLFFDAGSKPVTVVIANTKQSFRFVGSVPMSFTSSCLHSVRIRDGKVGGGLDEPLKFVEEFVLNADLIFNCVRNAFFLDYKWRVYRVASKIDIPKTGDEVQLQTNSVQPELVVKPDALLPGLYVINIAVNLTSYHTFSVITKVNGYALIEIPKRKLNFIIKGGNVVQTGTNTTVLRFEASIDFNKYDKNINRDWFCAVKEKDLPLNAKIGKIQRKGSCFDWQTLWVTGDDVMEISMSKLIRSENYYVRLIVSGEHYDAAFADQKIISTLKPVPVVSLRCWSNCGKLFSPHLPIILQILCDNCSRHSWVLSLKSGRQLHLCQNRRFCKLGRSLLNVIDTSSNVTGTGYNIDGEKASVTLFLTPPSSPSGVGCRATSEIGIAEVTKFNMTCTSFVKDQASLKYSFFVKERDQKFLLQHGYDSSVNDVILTSEQLPSFVTIVVQICGSRLSCYERNFSVFLTENHQAGNKLKAGFFNAFWSNDLQKIAKCTLPVPISPTKILTESEKRKIFEEVAKYPLVTLDSVKQVADVLSHLTKDFDVTSLKLQKVVRIMDRTEGFALKLKREGDDDIIRSIAASSLTVTSNLIEASKETSFKIKETSRMTRLGRALMTSLVPGEEAVTFETKFIKGRFLKLNNDVINPLGGNSSLVRLPNIQALSDEVINVEIFTYNTSSVDFSTNKHKVDLVTSVTLATGWEKQIPISYEKAENQTVGFDLPAQPSKENIVTRVQSNCDVTHCHSKATGSALLDFALQRRRTSHSIIRIHVENMDLKIQNCKLSLETTNNSPFKLNKTFHEKESSYSWLVPVRSLPVAENEFNLTIQVDLGEGYYRKGSLIDLTYSSFMLECLHWDVDAKDWSESSCKVHQNIETGLVDCECDLTQDTNDNKRRKREKKIVPTLYASTLVVLPNKIDQSQLSWNLWEHFQDNPVIISFLFVLYSIYALLLVWARNKDKDAEKKGLFIEVEDNSPNDQHRYYVTIYTGSRLHGGTTAAVCMRLLGKRKTSNAHVIQRENGNILTTGSVQSFLVTTPQSLGDVRAVKMWRNDGGSSPKWYLERMVVRDLETSACWFFMCGKWFSEVDVEYTFPVATIDQLQISTNLFLIKLENHFKDRHVWYSVFGMRPWQHEVMTRVERVSTCSLFIFMVMLTSMMFHGHSYALDGNVLTVGHYYFKWSHIVVGIESALMCFPGPYFISLMFRHAKRRKMNKNSNPDNNPQSTQTTRGQQEPTTSLARSHDVTNTRKSPEKKSIKVDQNRKKNGQHISDDKDRPSTSKDISSLVHRQRQTFPGKVKIENETKQQNNRRNLRDSTMNKKFTTSRGEREVATTSYPVKPMTSSKMKKHIPSRVERNGSNTSSQVKPVTSTKVKKHIPPRVDRDGASKSSTAIHVTSSKIKKHMPSRVERKVTTNSSRVKHVTSSKVKKHIPSRVERKVTTNSSRVKPVTSSKVKKHIPSRVERKVTTTASPIKPVTASKVKKHKPLQVKRDVAKTSSPATKMTSSEMRPSARPPLSATEAQQELTIAEIDPNTLDPLAIVHFSIYVAWFYIFAVMVTSTVICVMYGMTYGLETCRDWLVSFASAFIETVIILESLKVVLIAYFSVINNPIHDLRDWIPPLPPSVRPRSYVNRGATAKKQKKEKLTNPIYRAPTRERTNRKRNTQEDIEMQIIKKRVSP; encoded by the exons ATGATGGTTTTCAAAGTTGCTTTGGTCATCACTTTTGTGCTGGTGTGCGCAG AATGCAAGATAATCTTGCAAAACGCGACTGGCAGAGTTGATTTTTCAACCGCAGGGCAATGTACCAACGCAGCAGATTCTATTTCGTGGGAAATTCCACTTAACAACAATGAACATGCATCTGTCCAATTTCCCGAAGTTGTTGTAAG CTGTTCAGAAGCAAAGCTGGTAATTTCCGGAAGTGGATTTGCTGATGCATATTGTGGTCCTAATAAACCGGGAACCCTTATATTTGACGAAAGTGTCGTGATTTCGCTGCAAAACTTGATGAAGAAGTGCATCGTGGCCAAAATTTCCTTCATTTACTCCCGCATTG GATTCAGCTTAGAAACTGCCGCTACGCACGTTccaacaaaagaaaaagtcaAATTTATGGCAAAATTAACAGGCGCAAGTAGCTTGAACTTTAAATGCAGGATATCGTTCGGTTCCAGTGGTGAAACAAATCTTTCAACAACAACTTTCACAGCCGAGCGATCATTTCAATTTCCAGGAAAATATCTTGTTGGTGCCAGGTGTGTTATTGTTGGAACCACAGAGAGTTTCAAGACCCAATTTATCGATCTTTACGTGGAGTCTGCTCTAACAGctggaaaattaaaaatgttccATAAGCAATGGAGCAGCACATATCCAAGTCCTGATGAGTTTGtattttatcacaaatacTACTTCCCCGTCTCATACACGTTTATGGtggatgacgtcatcatttcgCCACACCACACCCAGGCAACTTTtaacaaagcaaagtttttatcGAATGGAACCGAAAAAGTAAAATTCGAACTCAACTCAACGACGCAAAAATTAGTTGGACCCGGGATACACAACATCATATTATTGTTGCAAAACAACGTTTCTTCTGTGACGTATGCCACACCAATCACTTTCGAGGAAGAAATCAAAAGCTTTAATATAATGAAGAAACAATATGTTGGTATTCTACCGAATTATTTCGTCATAAGCGCGACGGTTAGTCAAGGTGCGCCGGTTGATCTTTCAGTCGAGATCAAATCGACCCGAACCAACCTGCCAGTTTGGAAGACTTCAAAATTCTGCCAACGCGATTGCCACTTGATGGCGATAGAGGCAACCGTATCTCAACCAGGAATTTATGAAGTTGTGGCAACtgccaaaaacaacaactctTCATTGACGTCATCAAGATCGTTTGAAGCTCTACCTCAGATCTATGACGTGTATATTACGTCGCGAAGATGTAACTTTAGCGATTACTACAGAGACGTCTACGTATTCGTCAGAGGTGACTTGGGGGACTTCGTAATGAACCTAACGATCGAGGATAGCTCACAGATCGTCAATTTATcgatttcaaagtcggaatacgAGCACAAAGATTTGCCGAATTTACCATTCGACGTCAAACCTTACAAGCTCGTCAAACAGAGAAGTCTTTTCTTTGACGCTGGGAGTAAGCCAGTCACCGTGGTTATCGCAAATACGAAACAATCATTTCGTTTCGTTGGATCCGTTCCAATGTCTTTCACGTCATCATGCTTGCATAGCGTGAGAATTCGCGACGGGAAAGTTGGCGGTGGACTCGACGAACCTTTAAAATTCGTTGAAGAGTTCGTCTTAAATGCAGACCTTATATTCAACTGCGTTAGGAACGCGTTCTTCCTCGATTACAAGTGGAGAGTGTATCGGGTGGCGTCAAAGATAGACATCCCAAAAACTGGCGATGAAGTTCAACTTCAGACGAACTCAGTTCAACCAGAACTTGTGGTAAAACCTGATGCATTGTTGCCGGGTTTATACGTCATAAATATCGCTGTCAACCTCACTAGTTACCATACATTCAGCGTAATAACAAAAGTCAATGGTTATGCGTTGATAGAAATTcctaaaagaaaattgaattttattaTCAAGGGAGGAAATGTGGTTCAGACTG GAACGAACACAACCGTTTTGAGGTTTGAGGCTTCCATTGATTTCaacaaatatgacaaaaatatcaatCGCGATTGGTTTTGTGCCGTCAAGGAGAAAGATCTCCCGTTGAATGCGAAAATAggaaaaatacaaagaaaag GTTCTTGCTTTGATTGGCAAACCCTCTGGGTTACTGGCGATGACGTAATGGAAATTTCCATGAGCAAACTGATACGAAGCGAAAATTATTACGTTAGGTTGATTGTATCCGGCGAGCATTATGACGCAGCATTTGCtgatcaaaaaattatatctACATTAAAACCGGTCCCGGTCGTTAGTTTgag ATGTTGGTCAAATTGCGGGAAGTTATTTTCTCCTCACCTGCCAATCATTCTGCAAATATTATGTGACAATTGCTCACGTCATAGTTGGGTATTGTCGCTGAAATCCGGACGACAATTGCATTTGTGCCAGAACCGGCGATTTTGCAAACTCGGTAGATCACTTCTCAACGTAATAGATACGTCATCAAACGTCACAGGAACAG GTTACAATATCGACGGGGAAAAAGCTTCGGTAACCCTGTTCCTTACCCCACCATCATCACCTAGTGGCGTTGGTTGCCGGGCGACATCCGAAATTGGAATTGCCGAAGTCACAAAGTTTAATATGACGTGTACTAGTTTCGTAAAAGATCAAGCGTCACTCAAATACAGCTTCTTTGTGAAAGAAAGAG atcaAAAGTTTCTTTTACAACATGGCTACGACTCAAGtgttaatgacgtcattctgACGTCTGAGCAGTTGCCTAGTTTCGTCACGATTGTGGTGCAAATATGCGGCTCTCGACTATCTTGCTATGAGAGGAATTTCTCTGTTTTTTTAACGGAAAACCATCAGGCCGGCAATAAGTTAAAAGCGGGATTTTTCAACGCTTTTTGGAGCAATGATTTGCAGAAGATCGCGAAATGTACGCTGCCAGTGCCAATATCGCCAACAAAAATTCTCACCGAATCAGAG AAacgtaaaatatttgaagaagttgcGAAATACCCGCTTGTCACCCTTGACTCAGTGAAACAAGTCGCTGACGTCTTAAGTCACCTGACCAAAGATTTTGATGTCACGTCCTTGAAATTG caAAAAGTGGTGAGAATAATGGATCGAACAGAAGGCTTtgctttgaaattgaaacgcGAGGGGGATGATGACATCATAAGGTCAATTGCGGCTTCAAGCTTGACTGTGACGTCAAATTTGATTGAAGCTTCTAAAGAAACTAGTTTTAAG atTAAAGAAACATCAAGAATGACTAGGCTTGGAAGGGcgcttatgacgtcattggtaCCTGGGGAAGAAGCGGTTACGTTTGaaacaaagtttatcaaaGGAAGATTCCTCAAACTAAACAATGATGTCATCA ATCCTCTCGGTGGTAACTCTTCCCTAGTTCGGCTTCCAAACATACAGGCACTAAGCGATGAAGTGATCAATGTAGAG ATCTTCACCTACAACACTTCGTCCGTCGACTTCAGCACGAACAAACACAAAGTCGATCTCGTGACCTCTGTTACCTTGGCAACGGGATGGGAGAAACAGATTCCTATCAGTTACGAAAAAGCTGAAAACCAAACTGTCGGCTTCGATTTACCAGCACAGCCTAGTAAAGAAAATATCGTAACGAGGGTCCAAAGCAATTGTGACGTTACACACTGTCACAGCAAAGCGACAGGTTCAGCTTTGTTGGATTTTGCACTGCAAAGGCGACGCACAAGTCATTCTATCATCAGAATTCATGTTGAAAACATGGAcctgaaaatacaaaattgcaaattaaGCTTGGAAACCACCAACAACAGCCctttcaaattaaacaaaacgtTTCACGAGAAAG AATCATCATACTCCTGGTTGGTGCCTGTGAGGTCACTTCCGGTTGCGGAAAACGAATTTAACTTGACCATCCAAGTTGACCTCGGAGAAGGTTATTACCGCAAAGGAAGTTTGATTGACTTGACGTATTCGTCCTTTATGCTCGAGTGCTTGCATTGGGACGTCGATGCCAAAGACTGGAGCGAGAGCTCTTGCAAG GTCCAtcaaaacattgaaaccgGGCTGGTCGATTGCGAATGTGACTTAACTCAAGACACAAACGACAACAAGAGAAGGAAAAgagagaaaaaaattgttccCACTCTCTACGCCTCCACTCTTGTTGTTCTTCCCAACAAGATCGATCAGAGCCAA CTTTCCTGGAATCTTTGGGAGCATTTTCAAGATAATCCAGTGATcatcagttttttgtttgtcctGTACTCCATCTACGCTCTTCTCCTTGTATGGGCGAGAAATAAAGACAAAGATGCAgagaaaaag GGTCTCTTCATTGAAGTTGAGGACAACTCACCGAACGACCAGCACCGGTATTATGTTACAATTTACACGGGTAGTCGTCTACACGGCGGCACTACCGCGGCTGTCTGCATGAGACTGCTGGGCAAAAGGAAAACTAGTAACGCTCACGTCATACAA CGCGAAAACGGAAACATTTTAACCACGGGAAGCGTCCAGTCCTTCCTCGTTACGACACCACAAAGTTTGGGTGACGTCAGAGCCGTAAAAATGTGGCGCAATGACGGAGGAAGCAGCCCTAAGTG GTACCTTGAGCGGATGGTGGTAAGGGATTTGGAAACCAGCGCTTGTTGGTTTTTTATGTGCGGCAAATGGTTTAGCGAGGTGGACGTGGAATATACATTCCCGGTCGCAACGATCGACCAACTACAAATTTCCACAAACTTGTTCCTGATAAAACTCGAAAACCATTTTAAAGACAG ACACGTCTGGTATTCCGTTTTTGGCATGAGGCCATGGCAACATGAGGTCATGACTCGGGTGGAGAGAGTTTCAACTTGTTCTCTCTTTATATTTATGGTGATGTTAACATCTATGATGTTTCATGGTCATAGTTACGCACTAGACGGGAATGTGTTAACAGTTGGTCACTACTACTTCAAGTGGTCCCACATTGTTGTCG GTATTGAAAGCGCTTTAATGTGCTTTCCTGGACCCTACTTCATTAGCCTGATGTTTCGTCACGCCAAACGAcggaaaatgaacaaaaattcaaatccTGACAATAATCCGCAATCCACACAAACCACGAGAGGGCAGCAAGAACCAACCACATCACTTGCACGTAgccatgacgtcacaaacacgAGAAAAAGTCCAGAAaagaaaagcataaaagttgaccaaaacagaaaaaagaatGGTCAACATATTTCTGACGATAAAGATCGTCCATCGACCTCAAAAGACATCTCAAGTCTCGTCCATAGGCAACGGCAAACTTTCCCaggaaaagttaaaattgaaaacgaaacaaaacaacaaaacaatcgCCGAAACTTGAGAGATTCGACgatgaacaaaaaattcacCACGTCACGCGGGGAACGAGAAGTGGCCACAACGTCATACCCGGTAAAACCTATGACGTCCTCAAAAATGAAGAAACACATCCCGTCGCGCGTTGAACGAAACGGGTCCAATACGTCATCACAAGTAAAACCTGTGACGTcgacaaaagttaaaaaacacATCCCGCCGCGCGTCGATCGAGATGGGGCCAGTAAATCATCGACAGCAATacatgtgacgtcatcaaaaataaaaaagcacaTGCCGTCACGCGTCGAACGGAAAGTGACCACTAACTCATCACGAGTAAAacatgtgacgtcatcaaaagTGAAAAAACACATCCCGTCACGCGTCGAACGAAAAGTGACCACTAACTCATCACGAGTAAAacctgtgacgtcatcaaaagTGAAAAAACACATCCCGTCGCGCGTTGAACGAAAAGTGACCACAACGGCATCGCCAATAAAACCAGTGACGGCGTCAAAAGTGAAAAAGCACAAACCATTGCAGGTTAAACGTGATGTGGCTAAAACGTCATCGCCAGCAACAAAGATGACATCATCAGAAATGAGACCATCAGCAAG GCCGCCATTGTCTGCTACGGAAGCACAGCAAGAATTGACAATCGCGGAAATTGATCCCAACACTCTGGATCCACTCGCTATTGTTCACTTTTCTATCTACGTGGCCTGGTTTTATATCTTTGCAGTTATGGTCACGTCGACGGTGATTTGCGTCATGTACGGAATGACGTATGGGCTGGAAACATGCAGGGATTG GTTGGTTTCTTTCGCGAGCGCTTTCATTGAAACAGTCATAATACTGGAATCTTTGAAAGTGGTCTTGATCGCTTACTTCTCAGTGATAAACAATCCGATACACGATCTTCGGGATTGGATTCCTCCTTTGCCACCATCAG TGAGGCCTCGGTCTTACGTTAATCGTGGCGCAACAGCGAAGaaacagaagaaagaaaaactgaCCAATCCGATTTATCGGGCTCCAACGCGAGAAAGAACCAACCGCAAGAGAAATACGCAGGAGGACATAGAAATGCAAATCATCAAAAAACGTGTTTCTCCATGA
- the LOC143470258 gene encoding fibrinogen-like protein 1: MFSQKRNWLQNRFYYCCLLLLTLQWWHCQAVTDQVSSVLQRVKELSKSLEKQSSSNMNFHNLQSCKFMQQSYKTHVDFAENIKQFHSFIDYHKECTSIYASGSTSSGIYPVWFNRGFQVTYVYCDMGLVSTKKGWTTIQRRMNGEINFNRGWDDYVRGFGNPNSEYWVGLENINGLSRLATIADKLKLGVNLEDWDGIKQFVQFPSFRFSPKSFQYKLHVKDFPRFSILNYWTPIYRSRFSTPDVDNDENKHVNCARDYKSGWWFEDFYCGQSNLNGPYPKYRQPMTWGNIYWGNWRKVNENETALRFVSMNLYHSKP; encoded by the exons atgttttcccaaaaaagaaactgGCTCCAAAACAGattttattattgttgtttGCTATTGTTGACATTACAATGGTGGCATTGCCAAGCAGTGACAGACCAAGTCAGCAGCGTTTTACAAAGAGTTAAGGAACTGAGCAAAAGTTTAGAAAAACAAAGTTCATCCAACATGAACTTTCATAATCTTCAAAGCTGCAAATTTATGCAACAGAGTTATAAAACTCACGTCGATTTTGcagaaaacataaaacaatttcattcttTCATCGATTATCACAAAG AATGCACGAGCATCTATGCAAGTGGTTCAACATCAAGCGGTATCTACCCGGTGTGGTTCAATCGAGGATTTCAGGTCACCTACGTCTACTGTGATATGGGCCTCGTTTCAACGAAGAAGGGCTGGACCACAATACAAAGAAGAATGAACGGAGAAATCAACTTTAACAGGGGTTGGGATGATTACGTCAGAGGATTTGGGAACCCCAATAGTGAATACTGGGTTGGTTTGGAAAATATTAACGGTTTGTCGAGACTAGCCACTATAGCTGATAAGTTAAAACTTGGTGTTAATCTTGAAGACTGGGATGGTATTAAGCAGTTTGTTCAATTTCCATCATTTCGCTTCTCTCCAAAATCATTCCAATACAAGTTACATGTGAAAGATTTCCCAAGATTCAGCATTTTAAACTACTGGACGCCTATTTATCGTAGCCGGTTTAGCACACCGGATGTCGATAATGACGAAAACAAACACGTCAATTGTGCCAGGGACTACAAGTCAGGTTGGTGGTTTGAAGATTTTTATTGCGGACAATCGAATCTAAACGGTCCTTATCCCAAGTACAGGCAACCAATGACTTGGGGCAACATTTATTGGGGAAATTGGCGAAAAGTGAATGAGAATGAAACCGCATTGCGTTTTGTGTCTATGAATCTGTATCACAGCAAACCGTAG
- the LOC143470637 gene encoding fibroleukin-like codes for MFSQKRHWQQNTFLCCCLLLLTLQWWHCQAVTDQVSSLLQRVKKLSKSLEKQSSTNMNFYNLQSCKFKRQSYKTHVDFAENVKQFHSFIDYHKECTSIYASGSTSSGIYPIWLKEGFQFIYVYCDMELVSTKKGWTTIQRRLNGEVNFNRGWKDYVIGFGNSRSEYWLGLENIYRLSRQTTTVNAVERRIFIKYPELGVDLEDWDGIKQFVQFPTFWYSPKSFKYKLIVKDFPRFSIFNYWTPVKGSRFSTPDVDNDESESLHCARDYKSGWWFDDFYCGKSNLNGPYPKYRQPMTWGNIYWGNWRKVNENKTALRFVSMNLYHSKP; via the exons atgttttccCAAAAAAGACACTGGCAGCAAAACACctttctttgttgttgtttgctaTTGTTGACATTACAATGGTGGCATTGTCAAGCAGTGACAGATCAAGTCAGCAGCCTTTTACAAAGAGTTAAGAAACTGAGTAAAAGTTTAGAAAAACAAAGTTCAACCAACATGAACTTTTATAATCTTCAAAGCTGCAAGTTTAAGCGGCAGAGTTATAAAACTCACGTCGATTTCGCTGAAAACGTGAAACAATTTCATTCTTTCATCGATTATCACAaag AATGCACGAGCATCTACGCAAGTGGTTCAACATCAAGTGGTATCTACCCGATATGGCTCAAGGAAGGATTCCAGTTTATCTATGTCTACTGTGATATGGAGCTCGTTTCAACTAAGAAGGGCTGGACAACAATACAAAGAAGATTAAACGGGGAGGTCAACTTTAATAGGGGTTGGAAGGATTACGTCATAGGATTTGGGAATTCCCGGAGTGAATATTGGCTAGgattggaaaatatttatcgTTTGTCGAGACAGACCACAACAGTAAATGCAGTAGAACGAaggatttttataaaatatccCGAACTTGGAGTTGACCTTGAAGACTGGGATGGTATTAAGCAGTTTGTTCAATTTCCAACATTTTGGTACTCACCAAAATCATTCAAATACAAGCTAATTGTGAAGGATTTCCCGAGATTCAGCATTTTTAACTATTGGACGCCTGTAAAAGGTAGCCGGTTCAGCACACCGGATGTCGATAATGACGAAAGCGAAAGCCTCCATTGTGCCAGGGACTACAAATCGGGTTGGTGGTTTGATGACTTTTATTGTGGAAAATCGAATCTAAACGGTCCTTATCCCAAGTATAGGCAACCAATGACTTGGGGCAACATTTATTGGGGAAATTGGCGAAAAGTGAATGAGAATAAAACCGCATTGCGTTTTGTGTCTATGAATTTGTATCACAGCAAACCGTAA